In one Caldivirga sp. genomic region, the following are encoded:
- a CDS encoding FaeA/PapI family transcriptional regulator — protein MPRKQTNKILERKNDILDIIRKKGEISTNDLVKTTGLSHSQVFYILRLLQRDGAIREIKRGKVAYWRIVEQKQEAADSEDTDVI, from the coding sequence ATGCCCAGGAAACAGACGAACAAGATACTGGAAAGGAAGAATGATATTCTGGATATAATAAGGAAGAAGGGGGAGATATCCACCAATGATCTGGTTAAAACAACTGGGCTTAGCCATAGTCAAGTATTCTACATACTGAGGTTACTTCAGAGGGATGGGGCGATTAGGGAGATTAAGAGGGGTAAGGTTGCTTATTGGAGGATAGTTGAGCAGAAGCAGGAGGCTGCTGACTCAGAGGACACTGATGTTATTTAA
- a CDS encoding prephenate dehydratase domain-containing protein, translating into MKEYLNSNNKVAYLGPEGTFSHEVALMLLNGAMTPVKGINDIVKGVYNGQFNYGIVPFENNLAGIVGDTIEALIKWDVGVKASVEYKVSLCLVVNSDVDSLSEIREIYSHPHALEESKEFLSRLNVSIRQTSSTAEALNMVIGHRDRAAVASRLGARLRGLKTITCGIEDKPSFTKFLILQRNVSNLGDRSLIIFSVPNKPGSLYSALQPFAEAGLNLTMIYSRPNKMGPWEYDFILEVECSLSEAKCIEAINRLRERAAYVKVLGSYSYLTLQGYGEV; encoded by the coding sequence ATTAAGGAATACCTAAACAGTAACAATAAGGTAGCCTACTTAGGTCCTGAGGGGACGTTTAGCCATGAAGTCGCGTTGATGCTGCTGAATGGCGCCATGACTCCTGTTAAGGGAATTAACGATATAGTTAAGGGTGTTTATAATGGTCAATTCAACTATGGTATAGTACCCTTTGAGAATAACCTAGCAGGCATAGTGGGTGATACTATTGAGGCGTTGATTAAGTGGGATGTGGGCGTTAAGGCTAGTGTTGAGTATAAGGTTTCACTATGCCTAGTAGTGAATAGTGACGTTGACTCCCTTAGTGAAATCAGGGAAATATACTCGCATCCACATGCCCTTGAGGAATCTAAGGAATTCCTCAGTAGGTTAAACGTGTCCATTAGGCAAACCTCATCAACAGCGGAGGCATTAAACATGGTGATTGGGCATAGGGATAGGGCTGCTGTTGCGTCAAGGCTTGGTGCACGGTTAAGGGGATTAAAGACCATTACCTGCGGTATTGAGGATAAGCCTAGCTTCACTAAATTCCTAATACTGCAGAGGAACGTTAGTAACCTTGGTGATAGGTCATTAATAATATTTTCAGTGCCAAATAAGCCTGGTTCACTATACTCAGCACTGCAGCCATTCGCCGAGGCTGGGCTTAACTTAACAATGATATATTCTAGGCCGAATAAAATGGGCCCATGGGAGTACGACTTCATCCTTGAGGTTGAGTGCAGTTTAAGTGAAGCAAAGTGCATTGAAGCCATTAATAGGCTTAGGGAACGTGCAGCCTACGTTAAGGTTTTAGGGAGCTATAGTTACCTGACGCTTCAGGGGTATGGTGAAGTATAG
- a CDS encoding glycogen/starch/alpha-glucan phosphorylase, which translates to MVIVSVTPEIGLDEGYTYSGGLGVLEADKFYAMARMNKPYVVITLMYNSGYVDYIFDNSNNPVPVPQRHPRSFRNMLKPAGYLRINLKNSEVYVSVLEYRLNNAKVVFLSPQSPRWAYDLVDRLYIENDIDSKFYKYVLLAKGAAEYIRSRIGLRNVDIIDLQEAYTAILPLVLPLPPQKYRIIIHTPGPWGHPSFPAELFRREFGFRFFEDPVILTELGLSMSGEAVVVSRKMRDVVSKVIPHHMHKVKAITNGVDSVRWVDERVLKAYMEGRLSIDELSRIKREMASELESYLSRYKSDIKIGDSLTIAWIRRLTRYKRPDFILRFIEENPQRDGVVFVLGGKAHPFDEWGLSMMRKFKELSVKYSNVVYIHDYDVSVAKNVLPKVKLLLFTPFPGWEASGTSFMKSSMNGTPTLASRDGAVPELITDGFNGWLFGFDERCLVDIGSDPRANEINEKEYSEFSYKLNQVIQLYYNNRSEYWRVAVNASSTFISKADIVNALKQYYML; encoded by the coding sequence GTGGTTATTGTAAGTGTAACGCCTGAAATAGGACTGGATGAGGGATACACCTACTCAGGTGGGCTTGGGGTCCTGGAGGCGGATAAGTTCTACGCAATGGCAAGGATGAATAAGCCTTACGTAGTAATAACATTAATGTACAATAGTGGCTACGTAGACTACATCTTCGATAACAGCAATAATCCAGTGCCAGTACCCCAAAGGCACCCTAGGTCCTTCAGGAATATGCTGAAACCAGCAGGTTACCTGAGGATTAACTTAAAGAATAGTGAAGTCTATGTGAGCGTACTGGAGTATAGGCTTAATAACGCTAAGGTAGTCTTCCTAAGCCCGCAATCACCCAGGTGGGCTTATGACCTGGTTGATAGGTTGTACATTGAGAATGATATTGATAGTAAATTCTATAAGTACGTCCTATTAGCTAAGGGTGCAGCAGAGTACATTAGGAGTAGGATTGGGTTAAGGAACGTTGACATAATAGACCTCCAGGAGGCCTACACGGCAATACTACCACTAGTACTGCCCCTACCACCCCAGAAGTACAGGATCATAATACATACGCCTGGACCCTGGGGTCACCCATCATTCCCAGCTGAATTATTTAGAAGGGAATTCGGCTTCAGGTTCTTCGAGGACCCAGTCATATTAACTGAGTTGGGTTTATCAATGAGTGGGGAGGCTGTTGTGGTATCTAGAAAAATGAGAGACGTGGTCTCCAAGGTAATACCACACCACATGCATAAGGTTAAGGCCATAACTAATGGTGTTGACTCAGTTAGGTGGGTTGATGAGAGGGTGCTTAAGGCCTACATGGAGGGTAGGTTAAGCATCGATGAATTATCAAGGATAAAGAGGGAAATGGCTAGTGAACTGGAGTCGTATTTATCCAGGTATAAGTCCGACATTAAGATTGGTGACTCATTAACAATTGCGTGGATTAGGAGGCTAACGAGGTATAAGAGACCTGACTTCATACTGAGGTTCATTGAGGAGAACCCCCAGAGGGATGGTGTCGTTTTCGTGCTTGGTGGTAAAGCCCACCCCTTTGATGAGTGGGGGTTATCAATGATGAGGAAGTTCAAGGAATTGAGCGTTAAGTACAGTAATGTTGTCTACATTCATGATTACGACGTTAGTGTAGCCAAGAATGTATTACCCAAGGTTAAGCTACTTCTCTTCACCCCCTTCCCAGGTTGGGAGGCTAGCGGTACGTCATTCATGAAGTCATCCATGAATGGAACCCCAACATTAGCCTCCAGGGATGGTGCAGTACCAGAGTTGATCACTGATGGCTTCAACGGCTGGTTATTTGGGTTTGATGAGAGATGCCTTGTGGATATTGGTAGTGACCCAAGGGCTAATGAGATTAATGAGAAGGAGTACTCTGAATTCTCATATAAGCTTAACCAGGTAATTCAACTATACTACAATAACCGTAGTGAATACTGGCGGGTAGCCGTTAACGCTTCATCAACATTCATAAGTAAGGCCGATATAGTTAATGCCCTTAAGCAATACTATATGTTGTAG
- a CDS encoding nucleotidyltransferase family protein — MAVLGVVLAAGKGERLRPLTLYVPKPLMPIPGGRLAMQDAVERLLPLRPVKIYVVAHYMAELIMDAVRHLNKAYNGLLETVVHGELLGTAGHLYFLSSLVKDDDIVVVENGDVIANVNMVDAVNYHLRRSLDMTIIGYRAGVQLRYGVLNTEDDVVKAWVEKPTIYFTISTGNYIIKGGLLRLLNGGFIDMNDYVNLIIKEGGRVGVYLVDHFMDIGTVDDYLKLWCSGK; from the coding sequence ATGGCTGTACTCGGTGTAGTTTTAGCCGCTGGGAAGGGTGAGAGGCTAAGGCCGCTTACTCTCTACGTACCTAAACCCCTAATGCCTATTCCAGGAGGTAGGCTTGCAATGCAGGATGCTGTGGAGCGTTTACTTCCATTAAGGCCGGTTAAAATATACGTTGTTGCGCATTACATGGCTGAGTTAATAATGGATGCGGTTAGGCATTTAAACAAGGCCTATAATGGGTTACTTGAAACTGTTGTTCACGGTGAGTTACTGGGTACTGCTGGTCACTTATACTTCCTTAGTAGTTTGGTTAAGGATGATGATATTGTTGTTGTTGAGAATGGTGATGTTATAGCTAACGTAAACATGGTTGATGCGGTTAATTACCATTTGAGGAGGAGCTTAGACATGACTATAATTGGGTATAGGGCTGGTGTTCAATTAAGGTATGGAGTACTTAACACTGAGGATGATGTTGTGAAGGCTTGGGTTGAGAAGCCTACAATTTACTTCACAATATCTACGGGTAATTACATAATTAAAGGTGGGTTACTGAGGCTGCTTAATGGTGGCTTCATTGATATGAACGATTACGTTAACTTAATTATAAAGGAGGGGGGTAGGGTTGGGGTGTACTTGGTTGATCACTTCATGGATATTGGTACTGTTGATGATTACCTTAAGCTTTGGTGCTCAGGGAAATGA
- a CDS encoding ATP-binding cassette domain-containing protein: protein MLTVSNLWVRYGNGSWVLRGLSLNLKDGEAALIIGDTGSGKTTLVRALAGVVHLTGGLAKGIIKVNDYELSNASPRERSKLIGVLYQDPAIHFTYPRIDEDLELTALENGVGVKDLLNAAGLSEGVLGRLVTELSMGQLQRLAIAKLITRGVKVIVMDEPLAHLDQDAVELLAAVIRRIKRSNVSVLVLEHRYENIIDPMDKVLQLSGGKLSEVSTINASVRRRYIIRRVSNGNDHGWLKLSNVWFKYDDSYVLSNINLSASSKRVIFIGPNGGGKSTLLKLIIGMIKPSKGKVIIDHSHPVLYMPQDINVVMSMTDTVGELYLELAKAAGRSTSIEDLKRELSMLEMNIDASDDPLHLSEGQKRMLMLIMAKLLKPTLMVADEPTSGLSSKYRVDLAEFINQSNLRVVMATQDMHFASLIKDSDVFYVRGQEGHVVKVNVS, encoded by the coding sequence ATGCTCACGGTGAGTAACCTATGGGTGAGGTATGGTAATGGGAGTTGGGTTTTAAGGGGATTATCACTAAACCTTAAGGATGGGGAGGCTGCATTAATAATTGGTGACACAGGTTCAGGAAAAACCACGTTGGTTAGGGCGCTTGCAGGCGTAGTTCACTTAACCGGCGGCTTGGCTAAGGGTATTATTAAGGTTAATGACTATGAATTAAGTAATGCTAGTCCTAGGGAAAGAAGCAAACTAATTGGTGTCCTTTACCAAGACCCGGCAATACACTTCACTTACCCGAGGATTGACGAGGACCTTGAATTAACAGCCCTAGAGAATGGTGTAGGGGTTAAGGATCTATTGAATGCAGCCGGCTTAAGTGAGGGGGTGTTAGGTAGGTTAGTTACAGAATTATCAATGGGTCAACTACAGAGGCTTGCAATAGCCAAGTTGATTACGAGGGGTGTTAAGGTAATTGTGATGGATGAACCATTAGCCCACTTGGATCAGGACGCAGTTGAGCTATTAGCTGCAGTGATTAGGAGAATTAAGAGGAGTAATGTATCAGTGCTTGTGCTTGAACATAGGTATGAGAACATTATTGACCCAATGGATAAGGTGCTTCAACTTAGTGGTGGTAAGCTAAGTGAAGTAAGCACCATTAATGCATCAGTAAGGCGTAGGTACATTATTAGAAGGGTCAGTAACGGTAACGATCATGGTTGGCTTAAGTTAAGCAACGTCTGGTTTAAGTACGATGACTCATACGTGCTCAGTAACATTAACCTATCGGCATCATCAAAAAGAGTAATCTTCATAGGGCCTAACGGTGGCGGTAAATCAACACTGCTTAAGTTAATAATAGGCATGATTAAGCCAAGTAAAGGTAAGGTTATCATTGATCACTCGCACCCGGTACTTTACATGCCGCAGGACATAAACGTGGTGATGTCCATGACTGACACAGTGGGGGAACTGTACCTTGAGTTGGCTAAGGCTGCTGGAAGGAGTACGAGTATTGAGGATCTTAAACGGGAGTTAAGCATGCTTGAAATGAATATTGACGCTTCAGATGACCCACTCCACCTGTCGGAAGGACAGAAGAGGATGCTCATGCTTATTATGGCTAAGCTACTGAAACCAACACTCATGGTTGCTGATGAACCAACCTCAGGGCTTTCAAGTAAGTATAGGGTTGACCTAGCTGAGTTCATTAATCAATCAAACTTAAGAGTAGTGATGGCCACCCAAGACATGCATTTCGCATCCCTAATAAAGGATAGTGACGTATTCTACGTGAGGGGGCAGGAGGGGCATGTTGTTAAGGTGAACGTGAGTTAA
- a CDS encoding DNA polymerase domain-containing protein, whose translation MEKRVYLVDITYGLIGNSPEIRMFGVDENGEKLVILDRGFRPYFYVIPEDGFENQIAGAIGKMQNVIKTEVTERRIFGKPIKAIKVTVTIPDKVRELRDRVKSIQHVKDVLEADVRFYIRYMIDNDVKPGWLMFSNLKPMSTKIGGISNVYLTEAPPTSIDVGLMPKLDYAALDIEVYNPRGTPDPRRDPIIVIALANHKGDVKLLTLDNYKHEREMISDMVSVINEWDPDILFGYNSNKFDMPYLVNRASTLNAKLQLSKYGTPPEQSVYGHWSIIGRAHVDLYNFIEDMTNVKRKSLDYVAEYFGIMKRSERVNIPGHRIYQYWDDESKRGQLIEYAKDDVLSTLGLGKVLLPYAMQLASVSGLPLDQVGPASVGARVEWMIMHEAYKMGELAPNRVERPYESYKGAIVLEPKPGIHSNIAVIDFSSMYPNIMLKYNISPDTLVLDSSDGDYYIAPEVGYRFRKSPKGLYAMLLQKLIEARREARDEMRKHPEGSPEWVLFNERQRALKVMANAMYGYCGWLGARWYIKEVAESVTAWGRHLLKTAVNMAKERGLTVIYGDTDSLFVTYDKDKVTDIISKINEMGFEVKIDKVYSKLIFTESKKRYIGLTMDGEVDIVGFEAVRGDWSELARNVQEKVAELVLRRNVDEAVKYVKAVIDDLRNYRFTLDDVIIWKTLDKDVNEYKALQPHVIAARRLIEKGYMVNKGDTVGFVIIKNSGDKLTQRAYPYIFIDDVKAIDVDYYVEKQVIPAALRILEVFGVNEATLLGKTGRSILDYFN comes from the coding sequence GTGGAGAAGAGGGTTTACCTAGTGGATATTACCTATGGATTAATCGGTAACTCACCTGAAATTAGGATGTTCGGCGTTGATGAGAATGGTGAAAAATTAGTCATCCTGGATAGGGGGTTTAGGCCATACTTCTACGTGATTCCAGAGGATGGGTTTGAAAATCAGATTGCTGGGGCTATTGGCAAGATGCAGAATGTTATTAAGACTGAGGTCACTGAAAGGAGGATCTTCGGTAAGCCAATTAAGGCCATTAAGGTTACTGTTACGATACCGGATAAGGTTAGGGAACTTAGGGATAGGGTTAAGTCAATTCAGCATGTTAAGGATGTCTTAGAGGCTGACGTTAGGTTCTACATTAGGTACATGATTGATAATGATGTTAAGCCAGGTTGGTTAATGTTCAGTAACCTTAAACCAATGAGCACTAAAATAGGGGGTATCAGTAACGTCTACTTAACCGAAGCCCCACCAACCTCAATCGACGTAGGGTTAATGCCGAAACTCGACTACGCGGCCCTTGACATTGAGGTTTACAACCCAAGAGGCACCCCTGACCCTAGGAGGGACCCCATTATAGTAATTGCCTTAGCTAACCATAAGGGTGACGTTAAGTTATTGACGCTGGATAATTACAAGCATGAAAGGGAGATGATTAGCGATATGGTAAGTGTGATTAATGAATGGGATCCAGACATACTGTTCGGTTATAATTCGAATAAGTTTGACATGCCCTACTTAGTTAATAGGGCTAGTACGCTTAATGCTAAACTGCAGTTATCTAAGTATGGTACACCACCGGAACAGAGCGTTTATGGGCATTGGTCAATAATAGGGAGGGCTCACGTTGACTTATACAATTTCATTGAGGATATGACTAACGTTAAGAGGAAGAGCCTAGACTACGTTGCGGAGTACTTCGGAATAATGAAGAGGAGTGAACGCGTTAACATACCTGGTCATAGGATTTACCAGTACTGGGATGATGAGAGTAAGCGTGGGCAGTTAATTGAGTACGCTAAGGATGATGTCTTAAGTACCCTTGGGTTAGGTAAGGTACTGTTACCATACGCTATGCAGCTTGCCTCAGTGTCAGGTCTACCGCTGGATCAAGTTGGCCCAGCCAGTGTGGGCGCTAGGGTGGAGTGGATGATTATGCATGAGGCCTACAAGATGGGTGAACTAGCCCCTAACAGGGTTGAAAGACCCTATGAATCCTACAAGGGCGCTATTGTACTTGAACCTAAGCCAGGCATTCATAGCAACATTGCCGTAATAGACTTCTCATCAATGTACCCCAACATAATGCTGAAATACAACATATCACCAGACACGTTAGTGCTTGATTCGTCTGATGGAGACTATTACATTGCCCCTGAGGTTGGTTACAGGTTTAGGAAGAGTCCAAAGGGGCTTTACGCAATGCTGCTTCAGAAGCTTATTGAGGCTAGGCGTGAGGCTAGGGATGAGATGAGGAAGCACCCTGAGGGTTCACCTGAATGGGTGCTGTTTAATGAGAGGCAAAGGGCCCTTAAGGTTATGGCTAACGCCATGTATGGTTACTGCGGTTGGCTTGGGGCTAGGTGGTATATTAAGGAGGTGGCTGAGTCAGTAACGGCGTGGGGTAGGCATTTACTTAAGACTGCTGTGAATATGGCTAAGGAGAGGGGTTTAACCGTAATATATGGTGATACGGACAGCCTCTTCGTAACTTACGATAAGGATAAGGTAACTGACATAATAAGTAAGATTAATGAAATGGGCTTTGAGGTTAAGATAGATAAAGTCTACAGTAAGTTAATATTCACGGAATCGAAGAAGAGGTACATTGGGTTAACGATGGATGGTGAAGTAGACATAGTGGGCTTTGAGGCAGTTAGGGGTGACTGGAGTGAGTTGGCTAGGAATGTGCAGGAGAAGGTGGCTGAATTGGTATTAAGGAGGAACGTTGATGAGGCCGTTAAGTACGTTAAGGCAGTTATTGATGATTTAAGGAACTACAGGTTCACACTGGATGATGTGATAATTTGGAAAACCCTAGATAAAGACGTTAATGAGTATAAGGCGCTTCAGCCCCATGTAATTGCAGCGAGGAGGCTAATAGAGAAGGGTTACATGGTTAATAAGGGCGATACTGTGGGTTTCGTGATTATTAAGAATAGCGGCGACAAGTTGACTCAAAGGGCCTACCCATACATATTCATTGATGATGTTAAGGCCATTGATGTTGACTACTACGTGGAGAAGCAGGTTATTCCAGCAGCCTTAAGGATACTTGAAGTCTTTGGGGTAAATGAAGCAACCCTACTTGGTAAAACGGGGAGAAGCATACTTGATTACTTTAATTGA
- a CDS encoding cysteine hydrolase family protein, whose product MRIRETVEVPELEVKDTVMVDSSRSAVLVIDMQNDFVRSNGKLYVPDAERTIRPIADLLTKARKAGVRVIYTQDWHFKDDPEFRIWGEHCVMDTWGAEVIDELKPQPGDVVIRKRRYDAFFGTDLDYVLRHVVKADTLIITGTVANICVLHTAGSAALNWYKVIMPIDAVSALNRFDYLASLRQVSFLYKGDLTTVNGIVFEGSR is encoded by the coding sequence ATGAGGATTAGGGAAACCGTTGAGGTTCCTGAACTTGAAGTCAAGGATACTGTCATGGTTGATTCATCTAGGTCTGCTGTACTGGTTATTGATATGCAGAATGATTTCGTTAGAAGTAATGGTAAGCTCTACGTGCCTGATGCCGAGAGGACTATTAGGCCTATTGCCGATTTACTTACAAAGGCTAGGAAGGCTGGGGTAAGGGTAATTTATACCCAGGACTGGCACTTTAAGGATGACCCGGAGTTTAGGATATGGGGTGAACACTGCGTCATGGATACTTGGGGTGCTGAAGTTATTGATGAACTTAAGCCACAGCCTGGTGACGTGGTTATTAGGAAGAGGAGGTATGATGCCTTCTTTGGCACTGACCTTGATTACGTACTTAGACATGTTGTTAAAGCTGATACATTAATAATAACCGGCACCGTGGCCAACATATGCGTACTTCACACGGCAGGTAGTGCCGCATTAAACTGGTATAAGGTTATTATGCCTATTGACGCAGTGTCCGCGTTAAATAGGTTTGATTACCTAGCGTCATTAAGGCAAGTGAGCTTCCTATATAAGGGTGATTTAACAACAGTGAATGGTATTGTGTTTGAAGGTTCACGTTAA
- a CDS encoding thioredoxin family protein → MSATPLTPPTGPEEVHIEVDEETKGIIREMLSQMINPVTFDLFITGNCAGRDTNWCTPTEELIDLLASLAPEGKIIVNKHRIDQNKDDGAKFNIEENRVPVVYINGGIIRYLGAPLGEEVRAFIETITRISTGKTGLRTRTKSTLASMVNSGAKTVEVVTVVTPSCPYCPYAVLLANMFAYESKGKVRSVVVEAYEEPDIADMYGVTAVPTVVIRNEGSTGDVEFVGVPPEADLLKKVISYSGFNTPDQ, encoded by the coding sequence ATGTCAGCTACACCACTAACACCACCTACTGGTCCTGAGGAGGTTCATATAGAGGTTGATGAGGAGACGAAGGGCATAATAAGGGAGATGCTTTCCCAAATGATTAACCCAGTTACCTTCGACCTCTTCATCACGGGTAATTGCGCAGGCAGGGACACTAATTGGTGCACTCCAACTGAGGAACTCATTGACCTACTAGCCAGCCTAGCGCCTGAGGGTAAAATAATCGTTAATAAGCATAGGATTGATCAAAATAAGGATGATGGAGCTAAGTTCAATATTGAGGAGAACAGGGTTCCCGTAGTATACATTAATGGTGGCATAATAAGGTACCTTGGGGCACCACTGGGTGAGGAGGTTAGGGCCTTCATAGAAACCATAACAAGAATATCAACGGGCAAAACTGGATTAAGGACTAGGACTAAGAGTACCCTAGCCTCAATGGTTAATTCAGGCGCGAAGACTGTTGAAGTGGTAACAGTGGTTACTCCATCATGCCCATACTGCCCCTACGCTGTACTGTTGGCTAACATGTTTGCCTATGAAAGTAAAGGTAAGGTTAGGTCAGTGGTTGTTGAGGCTTATGAGGAGCCTGACATAGCGGACATGTATGGTGTGACAGCTGTACCAACAGTGGTTATTAGGAATGAAGGCTCAACGGGTGATGTTGAGTTCGTTGGAGTACCACCTGAGGCTGATTTACTTAAGAAGGTAATATCATACAGCGGCTTTAATACTCCAGACCAGTAG
- the rsmA gene encoding 16S rRNA (adenine(1518)-N(6)/adenine(1519)-N(6))-dimethyltransferase RsmA: MLPINDFYAADKRTLIRLAKSALRLGVRIGGDVHFMVDPTYLNAIAQLTKGERVLEIGFGLGYLTHYLVKHAQHVFACDVNPIMIKAIKAIGLSRFDADLFICDALTYKPPIGLTVVSNIPYSITTRLLLRLLTNYEARRLVLTLQREVALRLAAKPGSMDYGRLSVVTQCLSLVNIIKHVPPWAFWPRPKVYSTIVELKPLPKPCVDVRALESLTGKLFTQPNKKALKVIKQFYGLREGDLPGQLLNKRVRELSVDEVAELVNMLVNMGKIT, translated from the coding sequence GTGTTGCCTATTAATGACTTTTACGCAGCAGATAAGCGGACTCTAATTAGGTTAGCTAAGTCAGCCCTAAGACTTGGAGTGAGGATAGGGGGTGATGTGCATTTTATGGTTGATCCAACTTACCTTAATGCTATCGCCCAACTAACCAAGGGTGAGAGGGTTCTTGAAATAGGCTTTGGCCTAGGCTACTTAACCCACTACCTGGTTAAGCATGCTCAACACGTGTTTGCATGTGACGTGAACCCAATAATGATTAAGGCAATTAAGGCTATTGGGTTAAGTAGGTTTGATGCTGACTTATTCATCTGCGATGCATTAACGTATAAACCACCCATTGGCTTAACGGTTGTTTCAAACATACCCTACAGCATTACAACACGGTTATTGTTAAGATTATTAACCAACTATGAGGCTAGGAGACTAGTATTGACGCTGCAGAGGGAGGTGGCCTTAAGGCTTGCAGCTAAACCCGGCTCCATGGATTACGGTAGGCTCTCAGTGGTGACTCAATGCTTAAGCCTAGTTAACATTATTAAGCATGTGCCGCCATGGGCCTTTTGGCCCAGGCCTAAAGTATACTCAACGATCGTTGAGTTAAAGCCCCTGCCTAAGCCATGCGTTGACGTTAGGGCATTAGAATCCTTAACAGGTAAATTATTCACTCAACCTAATAAGAAGGCGCTTAAGGTGATTAAGCAATTCTACGGTTTAAGGGAAGGGGACTTACCTGGTCAGTTACTTAATAAGAGGGTTAGGGAGTTAAGTGTTGATGAGGTTGCTGAGTTGGTTAATATGCTGGTGAATATGGGGAAAATCACGTGA
- a CDS encoding HD domain-containing protein, with product MLDLWRLLKLVDSLTGIPRIGWVNAGVKHPETVAEHTLLVSYIAASLAKSMDLDAGKAALLAMVHDAAESMTGNVSKMVRDKMGLSQWRMLEASIVGELGFGNEFNEYVDLKSQEAVLVAISDKLATLIRACYYRELGYDTLALIKNYLSEVKELLGKVNNIKLNALLNDALIKCDEGQDLRN from the coding sequence ATGCTTGATCTATGGAGACTTTTAAAACTAGTGGACTCATTAACGGGGATACCTAGGATAGGGTGGGTTAATGCCGGTGTTAAACACCCTGAGACTGTGGCTGAACACACCCTCCTAGTATCATACATAGCTGCCTCACTTGCTAAGTCAATGGACCTAGATGCAGGTAAGGCGGCGCTATTGGCTATGGTTCATGATGCTGCTGAATCAATGACGGGTAATGTGTCAAAAATGGTTAGGGATAAGATGGGTCTAAGCCAATGGAGGATGCTTGAGGCAAGCATAGTGGGGGAATTGGGGTTCGGTAATGAGTTTAATGAGTATGTTGATTTAAAGAGCCAGGAGGCAGTCTTAGTTGCCATTAGTGATAAGTTAGCCACGTTGATTAGGGCATGCTACTACAGGGAGTTGGGCTATGATACGTTAGCCCTAATTAAAAACTACCTAAGTGAGGTTAAGGAATTGCTGGGTAAAGTTAATAATATTAAATTAAACGCATTACTTAATGATGCTTTAATCAAATGTGATGAAGGCCAGGATTTAAGAAATTAA